The following DNA comes from Bradyrhizobium sp. SK17.
CAAATCAGTTCGCTCGATAGCTTCCGATCCGAGCGGCGGCTTGCGACGCTGCTGCGCGGCCATGATGAGCTCGGCGCGGCCGTGCAGACCGCGCGGGCCGCGTTGCGCCGAACAGGCCAGCCCGATCACCTCCCGGCCTGGGACGAGGCCGTGCACCACCTGTTCGAGGCCAATCTCGGTCAGGCCGTGCTGCTGGGCTTTCTGCGTCTGTCCGAGCAATGGCCGGCCAGGCGGCCGGCCGACGATCTGATCGCGATCGGCCGCGCCGCCGGTGGTATCGGCCGCAGCGCGGGGAGCCGCGTTGCCCATGCGCTGCTCGCCGAGATGTCCAAGGTGCTGCCGCGGCTTGCGGATGCCGGAGACCTCGCCGCCGTTCTTGCCGCGCTTGGCGAGCTCGCAGAGGCGGGACCGGAATCGGTGGGTCTTGCGATCGGCCGGCTGGAGCAACTGCTGGCGCATGCCGGCGCCGCGGACTTTGCCGCCTGGGTTTCGGCCGGCTTGCGCGCGAGTGGCGGCCGCGCATCGCGCCGCCGCGGCTATTTTGCACTCGACGATCCGCTCTCGGTGCGGCTGTTCGCGGTCGGCCGGACCAGCGATGATTTTGCCCGGCTGGAGAAGCGCCTCGCAGCGACCATGCTCGCGCTGTGGAAGAGAAAGCCGCGTTTCCGCAAGCTTGCCATTGCACCGACACCGGTCCCGCGGCGCACCTCGCTCGCCGCCGGCTTCATCGGCCTCCCGGAGACCTTTCCCGGCTTCGCGGGCGAGGGGGCGGATGCCATCTATCTCGCGGCGGTGGCGCATGCCGGCGCGCATCTTGCGCATTCCACTGTCCGCTTTCCGGTCGGGCGATTGAAGGCGCTGCAAATCGCGCTGGTATCGCTGATCGAGGATGCCCGGGTCGAGACGCTGGCACTCGGCGACATGCCCGGGCTGCGCCGGCTTTGGCTGCCATTTCACAACGTTGTGCCGTCCGGCCAGGCGACGGCAGCCGGACTGATGATGCGGCTGGCGCGGGCGCTGATTGATCCCGGCTATCAGGATTCGGATGCTTGGGTAACGAAGGGACGACAGTTGTTTGCCGCTGCCGCCGACCGGTGGACCGATCCGGCGATCAGCCGCGAGATCGGCGGCCTGCTCGGCAACGACATCGGGCAGATGCGGTTGCAGTTCAACGCCAGGAGCTATGTGGTCGAACCGGCCTATCGCGACGACAATCTGGCGC
Coding sequences within:
- a CDS encoding nitric oxide reductase activation protein NorD, which encodes MAVAQISSLDSFRSERRLATLLRGHDELGAAVQTARAALRRTGQPDHLPAWDEAVHHLFEANLGQAVLLGFLRLSEQWPARRPADDLIAIGRAAGGIGRSAGSRVAHALLAEMSKVLPRLADAGDLAAVLAALGELAEAGPESVGLAIGRLEQLLAHAGAADFAAWVSAGLRASGGRASRRRGYFALDDPLSVRLFAVGRTSDDFARLEKRLAATMLALWKRKPRFRKLAIAPTPVPRRTSLAAGFIGLPETFPGFAGEGADAIYLAAVAHAGAHLAHSTVRFPVGRLKALQIALVSLIEDARVETLALGDMPGLRRLWLPFHNVVPSGQATAAGLMMRLARALIDPGYQDSDAWVTKGRQLFAAAADRWTDPAISREIGGLLGNDIGQMRLQFNARSYVVEPAYRDDNLALWDFGDQPDSPTETIELAVDSVRIERRDDADGRSTDDNARPDETLRAKPSAVTLLDGFPVATYPEWDYAARAERADWTTILETDAVASAKSFDPPTDAETVCWITRLTRDASIGRRIRHKGQRDGEALDIDAAIALTIERRAGSISEPRVYQRDAPGPRDLAILLLLDLSQSTADRDRRGRSVLDVERKAAAIMAAAVDAANDAIAVHGFSSDGRERVGYLRIKGFDEPMDAIIRSRLASLGSSHSTRLGAALRHAGGYLAGRRAFRKVLLVLTDGEPSDVDVPDPQYLVEDARRAAQQLRRRGTDLFAFGIGEGRFAQLDRIFGARHALRVPRIDVLPQRVMQLYAELKK